Proteins from a single region of Leuconostoc gasicomitatum LMG 18811:
- a CDS encoding DMT family transporter produces MLYFLGLFAGFILANQSPINARLGDSVKSPFISSLISFTIGTIFLAVIYFVSGQHVANMTYIAATNPWWIWFGGVIGVVYLTSNILMFPKIGAIQTIILPIVGQVFMGVIIDSLGLFGVEQVPISLIKIIGVFILFIGIYIAVVLANKKVVNKFSTTGATQTTAILNMWRIWGVFVGALSAIQQAINGRLGYLLGSAVASAVISFIIGTVIILIFILVREPHSLAKAVPLKTKPFWLFIGGILGSLFVFSTTFLVPKVGAGMTVTLGLTGSILGSMVVSQFGLWQSPKQQVTRIQIGGILFMILGVVLIKFG; encoded by the coding sequence ATGCTTTATTTTCTTGGTTTATTTGCTGGTTTTATTTTGGCTAATCAAAGTCCGATTAATGCTAGATTAGGCGATAGCGTAAAATCACCATTCATTTCGAGCCTTATTTCTTTTACTATTGGGACAATATTTTTGGCAGTTATTTATTTTGTTAGTGGGCAACACGTTGCAAACATGACTTATATTGCTGCCACTAACCCTTGGTGGATTTGGTTTGGCGGCGTCATAGGTGTCGTTTATTTGACTTCTAATATTTTAATGTTTCCCAAAATAGGTGCGATTCAAACAATCATTTTGCCTATTGTGGGGCAGGTTTTTATGGGTGTTATTATTGACAGTCTGGGCCTCTTTGGTGTCGAACAAGTGCCTATATCTTTAATAAAAATAATTGGTGTATTTATTTTGTTTATTGGTATTTATATTGCCGTTGTACTGGCCAATAAAAAAGTAGTAAACAAATTCTCGACAACGGGTGCAACGCAAACAACAGCAATATTAAATATGTGGCGTATTTGGGGCGTGTTTGTTGGTGCATTATCCGCAATTCAACAAGCTATCAATGGCCGTTTAGGTTATTTACTTGGATCAGCAGTAGCTAGTGCCGTTATTTCATTTATAATTGGCACTGTTATTATTTTAATATTTATTTTGGTAAGAGAGCCGCATTCATTAGCCAAGGCAGTACCACTTAAAACTAAACCATTTTGGTTGTTCATTGGTGGTATTTTAGGCAGTTTGTTTGTCTTTTCAACAACCTTTTTAGTTCCCAAAGTTGGTGCTGGTATGACTGTTACATTAGGCCTGACTGGATCTATATTAGGATCAATGGTTGTATCACAATTTGGCTTATGGCAATCGCCAAAACAGCAGGTAACTCGTATACAAATCGGTGGCATTTTGTTCATGATTTTAGGTGTCGTGCTGATTAAGTTTGGGTAA
- a CDS encoding YozE family protein, which yields MAKSSRSFYSWLMTNRNTVSANEIQQFANNAFLDLTFPKQSFDFDEISKYLEENTTYLMSMTTFDQAWELYHTAST from the coding sequence ATGGCAAAAAGTAGTCGCTCATTTTATAGTTGGTTAATGACAAACAGAAACACAGTTTCGGCTAACGAAATACAGCAGTTTGCGAATAACGCTTTTTTAGATTTAACATTTCCCAAACAAAGTTTTGATTTTGATGAAATTTCAAAATATTTGGAAGAAAATACGACATACTTGATGAGTATGACAACTTTTGATCAAGCATGGGAACTATATCATACTGCAAGCACATAA
- a CDS encoding GDSL-type esterase/lipase family protein, with amino-acid sequence MRKNLKILITFAIVILLGMIAFIWLKQTQPSVKNASPQKAAKLAKVKHINLVTLGDSLTEGIGDDKGEQGYSGRIAKRIEIQYNIAVNMSNFGKSGDRSDQIQERLTAQPKFQHAVKQANVIVLTSGGNDLQQSLLKNVFAKTPTDLTTAVVSEQATYQTKLTRLFHEIRTYNRQAPIFIFGNYNPLFVHFPQREDLNQDVQRFNTINSHAAKQDKNSYYVDSFDLTFGQYRSKKMRQSLGQQAVKKATEDQNSNQAMTATLMGATHVNNTWISQTDNYHPNNIGYNYMTTQLYHVMRKEQEKWLIKH; translated from the coding sequence ATGAGAAAAAATTTAAAAATATTAATCACATTCGCTATTGTCATTTTACTGGGTATGATTGCATTTATTTGGCTCAAACAAACGCAACCATCGGTTAAAAATGCTTCACCACAAAAAGCAGCAAAATTAGCTAAAGTAAAGCATATTAATTTAGTTACATTGGGTGACTCTTTAACAGAAGGTATTGGTGATGATAAAGGAGAGCAGGGCTATTCTGGACGCATTGCAAAAAGAATTGAAATACAGTATAATATTGCTGTCAATATGTCAAATTTTGGTAAATCAGGTGATCGATCAGATCAAATTCAGGAACGCCTGACTGCACAACCTAAATTTCAACATGCTGTTAAGCAAGCTAATGTCATTGTTTTGACTTCTGGGGGGAATGATCTACAGCAATCGTTGCTAAAAAATGTATTTGCAAAAACGCCCACGGACTTAACGACTGCTGTAGTCAGTGAACAGGCTACCTATCAAACTAAATTAACACGGCTTTTCCATGAAATTAGAACATACAATCGACAGGCACCTATTTTTATTTTTGGTAATTATAACCCATTGTTTGTCCATTTTCCACAAAGAGAAGATTTAAACCAAGATGTACAACGATTTAACACAATTAATAGCCATGCCGCTAAGCAAGACAAAAACAGTTACTATGTTGATTCGTTTGACTTAACGTTTGGTCAATATCGATCAAAAAAAATGCGGCAATCATTGGGCCAACAAGCTGTTAAAAAAGCAACTGAAGATCAAAATAGCAATCAAGCTATGACAGCAACTTTGATGGGTGCAACACATGTCAATAATACATGGATTAGTCAGACAGATAATTACCATCCAAATAATATTGGTTATAATTATATGACAACACAACTGTACCACGTCATGAGAAAGGAACAGGAAAAATGGTTGATAAAACATTAA
- a CDS encoding Nif3-like dinuclear metal center hexameric protein, with protein sequence MIIAQDLIHKIEAFAPKDLAESGDPVGLQIGDPHQVIHRVMTVLDVRPAVVQEAIEQHVDFIWAHHEVMFLPAKNLDLSVPQNKMYADLIKHNIVVYATHTNLDSTVDGMNDWLAEAIGIQNAIPIKPNDDGKTGLGRIGCLPESMTVQAYAKKIRDVFGVKTVRIIANDLNQSIQKVAVLGGDGGKFWPIAQAAGADAYVTADIYYHVGHDILAADFVVIDPDHHMEAIANKHMSEKVKLWFENDNTLTVFPTSINTDPYTYL encoded by the coding sequence ATGATTATTGCACAGGATTTAATTCATAAAATTGAAGCGTTTGCGCCCAAAGATCTGGCTGAGTCAGGAGACCCTGTTGGTTTACAAATAGGAGACCCACATCAAGTGATTCATCGTGTTATGACGGTGCTTGATGTCAGACCAGCAGTTGTCCAAGAAGCCATTGAACAACATGTCGATTTTATTTGGGCACATCATGAAGTTATGTTTTTGCCAGCAAAAAATTTAGATTTAAGTGTTCCGCAAAACAAAATGTACGCTGATTTGATTAAACATAATATTGTTGTTTACGCAACACATACTAATCTAGATAGTACAGTTGATGGTATGAACGATTGGCTTGCTGAAGCAATTGGTATTCAAAATGCTATACCAATAAAACCAAATGATGATGGTAAAACAGGATTAGGACGCATAGGGTGTTTGCCTGAAAGTATGACTGTACAGGCGTATGCTAAAAAAATACGCGATGTGTTTGGCGTTAAAACAGTTCGAATTATTGCCAATGATTTAAACCAATCGATTCAAAAAGTGGCGGTTCTTGGTGGCGATGGTGGCAAGTTTTGGCCTATCGCTCAGGCTGCAGGTGCTGATGCATACGTGACAGCTGATATATACTATCACGTTGGACATGATATTTTAGCTGCTGACTTTGTAGTCATTGATCCAGATCATCATATGGAAGCCATAGCCAATAAGCACATGTCTGAAAAAGTAAAATTGTGGTTTGAAAATGACAACACGCTCACTGTTTTTCCAACCAGTATTAACACGGACCCATATACTTATCTTTAA
- a CDS encoding tRNA (adenine(22)-N(1))-methyltransferase has translation MDSIHLSPRLKAVADFVPLNARLADIGSDHAYLPVNLLLNDKISHAIVGEVAKGPLDNAHHELKKRHLLAHADVRLANGLAAINETDNVDTVTIAGMGGILISNILNAGKKQEKTFKTLVLQPNTDEQIVRRWLAAQDYQIIAETIVQEESHFYEIIAAVVGEQQQQLSDLDLIFGPYLRVEKTATFVAKWQKESERITLIFNQLKAAGKSDTDAYRQWQLRYNQIQAAIS, from the coding sequence ATGGACAGCATACATCTTTCACCGCGCTTAAAAGCAGTTGCTGATTTTGTACCTTTAAATGCGCGATTGGCAGATATTGGTTCTGATCATGCTTATCTGCCAGTAAACTTATTACTTAATGATAAGATTAGCCATGCCATTGTTGGCGAAGTAGCTAAAGGGCCACTAGATAACGCGCATCATGAATTAAAAAAACGTCATCTTCTGGCGCACGCCGATGTACGACTAGCTAATGGTTTAGCAGCAATCAATGAGACGGACAATGTCGATACGGTCACTATTGCTGGTATGGGAGGCATTTTAATTAGTAACATCTTAAATGCTGGTAAAAAACAAGAAAAAACTTTCAAGACACTTGTATTACAGCCAAATACGGATGAACAAATTGTTCGAAGGTGGCTAGCGGCACAGGACTATCAAATTATTGCTGAGACAATTGTACAAGAAGAGAGTCATTTTTATGAAATTATTGCTGCAGTAGTTGGGGAACAACAGCAACAGTTATCTGACCTTGATTTAATATTTGGACCTTACTTAAGAGTAGAAAAAACAGCAACTTTTGTTGCTAAATGGCAAAAAGAGAGTGAACGTATTACGCTAATTTTTAACCAGTTAAAGGCTGCAGGTAAATCAGATACAGATGCATATAGGCAATGGCAATTACGCTACAATCAAATTCAGGCGGCCATTTCATGA
- a CDS encoding thiamine-binding protein has translation MSQINASIAVQVLPMTANKSEVIRIVDHVIAYIDHSGVNYQVGAFESTLEGDYNQLMDILKALPLVAAEITDIPVMVYSKINMTPNGDVLTIAQKTDKYLSK, from the coding sequence ATGTCTCAAATCAATGCAAGTATTGCTGTTCAGGTATTACCTATGACCGCCAACAAATCAGAAGTAATTCGTATTGTTGACCATGTTATTGCCTATATCGATCACTCCGGTGTAAATTACCAAGTGGGTGCTTTTGAATCAACTTTGGAAGGCGATTATAACCAACTTATGGACATTTTAAAAGCCTTGCCCCTTGTCGCGGCAGAAATAACAGATATTCCAGTCATGGTATATAGTAAAATCAATATGACGCCAAACGGGGATGTTTTAACAATTGCACAAAAAACAGATAAATATCTTTCAAAATAA
- a CDS encoding Crp/Fnr family transcriptional regulator, with protein MSHSAFACIKAAPIFSQLPDVLIEELVNISIHQKKYAAGSYIYEPDDDLSALIIVDTGKIDVLNVNENGQELLLYTLHSHQVDVESSLFTDALHHHFARAKIDSSVCMIRRTDFQNLLQENPKLSLHMLNVYGERLTELEQRQISLSLQSADERLLKYLHEIAAIQMNNTFELAITKKELAVSLHITPETLSRLFKKLVTNGTIILDKRKIILL; from the coding sequence ATGTCACATTCTGCTTTTGCCTGTATTAAAGCGGCACCTATTTTTTCCCAACTACCCGATGTGTTGATTGAAGAACTAGTCAACATATCCATACACCAAAAAAAATATGCTGCTGGCAGTTATATTTATGAGCCTGATGATGATTTGTCTGCTTTAATTATTGTTGATACTGGGAAAATTGACGTTTTAAATGTTAACGAGAATGGTCAAGAACTGCTTTTATACACGTTACATAGTCATCAAGTCGACGTCGAATCTTCTTTGTTTACCGATGCGCTTCATCATCACTTTGCTCGTGCAAAAATTGATTCAAGTGTTTGCATGATTCGCCGAACAGATTTTCAAAATTTATTACAAGAAAATCCAAAATTATCTTTACATATGTTGAATGTGTATGGTGAACGTTTAACTGAATTAGAACAGCGCCAAATTAGTTTATCATTACAAAGTGCAGATGAGCGGTTACTTAAATATCTTCATGAAATTGCTGCGATACAAATGAACAATACATTTGAATTAGCCATAACCAAAAAAGAATTAGCTGTTTCACTACATATTACACCAGAAACATTGAGTCGCTTATTTAAAAAGCTAGTTACAAACGGGACTATTATATTAGATAAACGAAAAATTATCCTGCTTTAA
- the pepT gene encoding peptidase T, whose translation MKNEKYPELTQLFLKYVAVDTRSDENSQTVPSSPKEVDFLSKLAEELQVIGLTNVRIMPDGYVFAELASNTDNKKIPTIGFIAHVDTADFNGTNVKPQIIENYDGESNINLGNSGYILKPTEFPSLRKYVGHTLITTDGTTLLGADDKAGVAEIVTAAKYLVSHPNILHGDLRFAFGPDEEIGIGADNFDTNAFGADFAYTVDGGPAGELEWETFSAASAIIDIQGRNVHPGTAKDTMVNAIQVAFDFHAQLPEADRPEHTTGREGFWHVMAIEGNPESAQLRYIIRDHDRQKFENRKQKLLDIVNQFNTNFGQERVTITLKDQYYNMGEILKDDMRSVSLAKEAMLALNIAPIIEPVRGGTDGSKITFLGLPTPNLFAGGENMHGRFEYVSTTVMSQATDTILKIIALAK comes from the coding sequence ATGAAAAATGAAAAATATCCAGAACTAACACAACTTTTTTTGAAATATGTTGCAGTTGACACACGATCTGATGAAAATTCACAAACAGTCCCTTCATCTCCTAAGGAAGTCGATTTTTTGTCTAAATTAGCTGAAGAACTACAAGTTATTGGATTAACAAATGTTCGTATAATGCCAGATGGCTATGTTTTTGCTGAGTTAGCAAGTAATACTGACAACAAAAAAATACCAACTATTGGTTTTATTGCGCATGTTGATACGGCAGATTTTAATGGCACCAATGTTAAGCCACAAATAATTGAAAATTATGATGGTGAGTCCAATATAAACTTGGGAAATAGTGGCTATATACTTAAACCAACAGAATTTCCAAGTTTGAGAAAATATGTCGGACATACTTTGATCACAACAGACGGCACGACTTTACTTGGTGCTGATGACAAGGCTGGGGTTGCAGAAATAGTGACTGCTGCAAAGTATCTTGTGTCTCATCCAAATATTTTGCATGGGGATTTACGTTTTGCTTTTGGTCCAGACGAAGAAATTGGTATTGGGGCAGACAATTTTGATACAAATGCCTTTGGTGCTGATTTTGCCTACACGGTGGACGGTGGACCTGCTGGTGAGTTGGAATGGGAAACATTTTCGGCAGCAAGCGCAATAATTGATATACAGGGACGCAATGTTCACCCAGGTACTGCAAAAGATACCATGGTTAATGCTATTCAAGTCGCATTTGATTTTCACGCGCAATTGCCTGAAGCCGATCGTCCAGAACATACAACAGGCCGTGAAGGATTTTGGCATGTGATGGCAATTGAAGGTAATCCAGAATCAGCACAATTACGTTACATTATACGTGATCATGACCGTCAGAAATTTGAAAACCGCAAGCAAAAATTATTAGATATTGTGAACCAGTTCAACACGAATTTTGGTCAAGAACGTGTGACTATCACACTAAAGGACCAGTATTATAATATGGGTGAAATTTTAAAGGATGATATGCGATCGGTATCATTGGCCAAAGAAGCGATGCTAGCGCTAAACATTGCTCCTATTATCGAACCTGTTCGTGGTGGTACGGATGGTTCAAAAATCACTTTCCTCGGTTTGCCAACACCTAATCTGTTTGCTGGCGGTGAGAATATGCATGGTCGTTTTGAATATGTATCTACGACTGTGATGTCACAGGCTACCGATACGATTTTAAAAATTATTGCATTAGCAAAATAA
- a CDS encoding ribonuclease HII yields MTETISSIRSLLKQIDDIFDVRLLKWRADSRIGVQTALKSWDKHYAKLRQQEEAFQGRFSFERHYWDQGVTYIAGIDEVGRGPLAGPVIAAAVILPSDFHHIDVIDSKQLSAKKREMLYHIIIEQAISIGVGIVDAATIDDINIYQAAKLAMTKAVKDLAPEPEVLLIDAMSLDIPITQESLIKGDALSNSIGAASIIAKVTRDRLMTEYSVMYPGYGFANNAGYGTKEHLDGLKKRGITPIHRQSFQPVHDQL; encoded by the coding sequence ATGACTGAAACCATTAGTAGCATTAGATCTTTACTGAAACAAATTGACGATATATTTGATGTTCGTTTATTGAAGTGGCGAGCAGATTCGCGTATAGGTGTTCAAACAGCACTGAAATCTTGGGATAAGCATTATGCAAAACTTCGTCAGCAAGAAGAAGCTTTTCAAGGACGCTTTTCCTTTGAACGCCATTATTGGGATCAAGGCGTGACATATATTGCAGGGATTGATGAGGTTGGCCGTGGCCCATTAGCAGGCCCGGTAATCGCAGCAGCAGTTATTCTACCATCTGATTTTCATCATATTGATGTGATTGATTCAAAACAGTTGTCAGCAAAAAAACGTGAAATGTTATATCATATCATTATTGAACAGGCTATCTCAATCGGAGTTGGGATAGTCGACGCAGCCACAATAGATGACATTAATATTTACCAAGCAGCCAAACTGGCTATGACAAAAGCAGTAAAAGATCTTGCACCGGAACCAGAAGTACTATTAATTGATGCGATGTCATTAGATATACCAATCACACAAGAATCACTGATAAAAGGTGATGCGTTGAGTAATTCAATTGGTGCTGCAAGTATTATAGCTAAGGTGACACGTGATCGCTTAATGACAGAGTATAGTGTGATGTATCCAGGCTATGGTTTTGCTAATAACGCTGGTTATGGGACCAAAGAACACTTAGATGGCCTTAAAAAAAGAGGGATTACGCCAATTCATCGCCAATCATTTCAACCAGTGCATGACCAGTTATAA
- a CDS encoding YpmS family protein, whose amino-acid sequence MVDKTLKRPQFLKRKQSPWFWSFWSLLGIILLTGIFLFHIAAQPAAMTDHRSKIATSDATFDVSLNKKQVNALVAYYLSDYHANGYSFRVENNIMMYGSAKFLGENFKFGMMLRPEITKNGNVILTAQKLAIGNLPLPISAVLQYVKTSYDAPKFVEINPKKKQIFIDMTQLPVTQGMSFRAKVIDMKSDSFIFEGGLANGKK is encoded by the coding sequence ATGGTTGATAAAACATTAAAAAGACCGCAATTTTTGAAACGGAAACAGTCACCTTGGTTTTGGTCATTTTGGTCACTTTTAGGTATAATCTTATTAACTGGTATTTTTTTATTTCATATTGCGGCACAACCAGCAGCAATGACAGATCACAGGTCTAAAATTGCCACTTCAGATGCCACATTTGATGTGTCACTCAATAAAAAACAAGTTAATGCGTTAGTTGCTTATTATTTGAGTGATTATCATGCTAATGGCTATTCTTTTCGTGTTGAGAATAATATTATGATGTATGGTAGCGCAAAATTTCTCGGAGAAAATTTTAAGTTTGGTATGATGCTACGACCAGAAATTACAAAAAATGGGAATGTTATTTTAACCGCACAAAAATTAGCTATTGGCAATTTACCATTACCAATCAGTGCGGTTCTGCAATATGTTAAAACGAGTTATGATGCGCCAAAGTTTGTGGAAATTAATCCTAAAAAGAAGCAAATTTTTATTGATATGACGCAATTGCCGGTGACGCAAGGCATGTCTTTTCGAGCGAAAGTGATTGATATGAAATCAGATAGTTTTATTTTTGAAGGGGGTCTTGCTAATGGCAAAAAGTAG
- a CDS encoding FAD-dependent oxidoreductase has protein sequence MKVIIIGATHAGTAAIKSITKRHSDVEVDVYEKNDNVSFLSCGIALTVQGEVKNIKDLFYSSPEILKEAGANIHMNHEVTHVDTTNKTVDILNLVTNETATESYDKLVATTGSWPVVPPIPGIDDKRIVLSKNYTHAQELIRHANDSSIKRVVIIGGGYIGTELVEAFNVKGCEVTLIDNQPTVLNRYFDDEFTKNVAHLFTSHGIAVETGKTVQAFESTDEAIIIKTDDGDFSADLVVMSVGFRPTTQLFQDQLEMTQNGALIVNDYMQTSDPDVFAAGDSVAVHYNPTGENAYIPLATNAVRQGTLIGYNLVSPTIKYMGTQSTSGLKLYDLNMASSGLTASHAKELGLDANSLTMTDNFRPEFMSSTEPVLMTITWEKGTQRILGVQLQSKYDISQSANTASVAIQNRMTLTDLAFVDMLFQPWFDRPFNYLNLLAQAALDKDEN, from the coding sequence ATGAAAGTTATTATTATTGGTGCAACACATGCTGGCACGGCCGCAATTAAATCCATAACAAAGCGGCATTCTGATGTTGAAGTGGATGTTTATGAGAAAAATGACAATGTTTCTTTTCTTTCTTGTGGAATTGCACTCACAGTTCAGGGAGAAGTTAAAAATATTAAAGATTTATTTTATTCGTCACCAGAAATTCTAAAAGAAGCGGGTGCGAATATTCACATGAATCATGAAGTAACACACGTAGATACAACTAATAAAACAGTTGATATCTTAAATCTTGTTACAAATGAAACGGCCACAGAAAGCTATGATAAATTAGTTGCTACTACTGGATCCTGGCCAGTTGTACCTCCCATTCCAGGTATTGATGATAAACGGATTGTTTTATCGAAAAATTATACACATGCGCAAGAACTAATACGTCATGCCAATGACTCTAGTATCAAACGTGTTGTTATTATTGGTGGCGGCTACATTGGTACTGAACTTGTTGAGGCATTTAATGTCAAAGGATGCGAAGTCACATTAATTGATAATCAACCAACAGTTTTGAATCGTTATTTTGATGACGAATTCACCAAAAATGTCGCACATTTATTTACCAGCCACGGCATTGCTGTTGAAACAGGCAAAACAGTACAGGCATTTGAAAGCACAGATGAAGCAATTATTATTAAAACGGATGATGGTGATTTTTCAGCTGATTTAGTTGTCATGTCTGTTGGATTTCGACCAACAACACAGCTCTTTCAAGATCAACTTGAGATGACTCAAAATGGCGCTTTAATTGTTAACGATTACATGCAAACCAGTGATCCAGATGTTTTTGCTGCAGGAGATTCAGTAGCTGTTCATTATAATCCCACTGGTGAAAATGCCTATATTCCTTTGGCAACTAATGCAGTACGCCAAGGCACATTGATTGGTTATAATTTGGTAAGCCCAACCATTAAATATATGGGCACGCAATCTACTTCTGGTTTGAAGTTGTATGATTTAAACATGGCATCTTCAGGTTTGACTGCGTCTCACGCAAAAGAATTAGGACTTGATGCTAATAGCTTGACCATGACCGACAATTTTCGACCTGAATTTATGTCGTCTACTGAACCAGTATTGATGACTATTACTTGGGAAAAGGGCACTCAACGTATTTTAGGTGTTCAGCTGCAAAGTAAATACGATATTTCGCAATCCGCTAATACAGCGTCGGTAGCGATTCAAAATCGTATGACCCTAACTGATCTCGCTTTTGTAGATATGCTATTTCAACCCTGGTTTGATCGACCATTTAATTATTTAAATCTTCTAGCACAAGCAGCATTAGATAAAGACGAAAATTAA
- the ylqF gene encoding ribosome biogenesis GTPase YlqF yields MAQIIQWFPGHMAKAFRLMRENLKLVDVIFELVDARIPESSRNPEVDKLIGSKPRLLIMTKADLADPEQIRAWKARFESEGHTVLVLDTRDPRTPQLVIKAARRAVASKKAAQTARGIQDQPIRAMITGIPNVGKSTLLNHLVMKNVAPTADRPGVTKKIAWLKTPTKLDLLDSPGVLWPKFEDQVIGMKLALTGAVKDTIFAKDDAALFLIGFFRNYRPESIIERYHLTEDIFDQENVQILLEITNKLGFKDNYEKASERLLNDLRKGKLGTFTLDLIVATND; encoded by the coding sequence ATGGCACAAATAATACAATGGTTCCCTGGCCATATGGCTAAAGCTTTTCGCTTAATGCGCGAAAATTTAAAATTAGTTGATGTGATTTTTGAACTCGTTGATGCACGAATTCCAGAAAGTTCACGTAATCCAGAAGTTGATAAGCTAATTGGTTCAAAACCGCGCCTGTTAATTATGACAAAGGCAGATTTAGCAGATCCTGAACAGATTCGAGCATGGAAAGCACGCTTTGAATCAGAAGGACATACTGTTTTGGTACTCGATACACGCGATCCGCGTACACCACAGTTGGTTATAAAAGCAGCTCGACGTGCAGTGGCATCAAAAAAAGCAGCACAAACTGCCCGTGGCATTCAGGATCAACCCATTCGGGCAATGATTACTGGTATTCCAAATGTCGGGAAATCAACTTTACTTAATCATTTAGTTATGAAAAACGTCGCACCAACTGCAGATCGTCCCGGGGTGACTAAAAAAATTGCTTGGTTGAAAACGCCAACTAAATTAGATTTATTAGATTCACCAGGTGTGTTATGGCCTAAGTTTGAAGATCAAGTCATTGGTATGAAATTAGCATTAACAGGTGCAGTTAAAGATACAATTTTTGCCAAAGATGATGCGGCGTTATTTTTGATTGGATTTTTTAGAAATTATCGACCTGAATCAATTATTGAGAGATATCATTTGACAGAAGATATTTTTGACCAAGAAAATGTGCAAATATTACTCGAAATTACAAATAAACTTGGTTTTAAAGATAATTATGAAAAAGCGAGTGAACGGTTATTAAATGATCTACGCAAAGGAAAACTCGGAACATTTACTTTAGATTTAATTGTGGCGACAAATGACTGA
- a CDS encoding alpha/beta hydrolase: MFQKIKKYLKWCVILLSTVIIIVTIAFTVSPWPSAYVIGRMFNGPVKITDKSVFEQAKKNVTVKSDVRYESTVKNNTLDIYTPKKETKPVTTLIWVHGGGYVAGDKSGLSEFATKLVNDTHVAVVSINYQTAPSAIYPSQVRQVNDAIKFLKMTPKYQQKLNLSRVMFGGDSAGAQIALQYAAIQTNARYAKEMAMPAELENGQIKGTISYCGPLDLQQVTNQQSKSLFMRWFINTVAWSELGDRNWRESYTLQQASLVKQITSQFPPTYITDGNAYSFQEQGLAFEKRLQYLHVPVTSLFFNHVQKEVTHEYQFNYQTSLAQKCYEETRHFVMRYQ; encoded by the coding sequence ATGTTTCAAAAAATTAAAAAATATTTAAAATGGTGTGTCATCTTATTAAGTACTGTGATTATTATTGTGACAATAGCTTTTACTGTGTCTCCGTGGCCTAGTGCCTATGTTATCGGACGTATGTTTAATGGTCCTGTCAAAATTACTGATAAGTCAGTGTTTGAACAAGCAAAGAAAAATGTGACAGTTAAAAGTGATGTGCGCTATGAATCCACGGTCAAAAATAATACGTTAGATATTTATACACCTAAAAAGGAAACAAAACCAGTAACGACTTTGATATGGGTACATGGTGGTGGCTACGTTGCTGGCGATAAATCAGGGCTAAGTGAGTTTGCCACGAAATTAGTTAACGATACACATGTTGCTGTTGTTAGTATCAATTACCAAACTGCACCATCAGCTATATATCCGAGTCAAGTGCGACAAGTCAATGATGCTATAAAATTTTTGAAAATGACGCCCAAGTATCAACAAAAATTAAATCTCTCACGTGTTATGTTTGGCGGTGATTCAGCGGGTGCACAGATTGCATTGCAATACGCAGCCATTCAAACAAACGCACGTTATGCTAAAGAGATGGCAATGCCAGCCGAGTTAGAAAATGGTCAAATTAAAGGAACAATCTCATATTGTGGGCCGCTCGATTTACAACAGGTAACTAATCAACAATCAAAGTCCTTGTTCATGAGATGGTTTATCAATACTGTTGCATGGAGTGAGTTGGGAGACAGAAACTGGCGGGAATCGTACACATTGCAACAAGCATCACTAGTGAAACAAATTACGAGTCAATTTCCGCCAACCTATATAACGGATGGCAATGCGTATTCCTTTCAAGAACAAGGATTAGCATTTGAAAAACGGTTACAATACTTGCACGTACCGGTTACGAGTTTGTTTTTCAATCACGTTCAAAAAGAAGTGACACATGAGTATCAGTTTAATTACCAAACGTCATTAGCTCAAAAATGTTACGAAGAGACACGTCATTTTGTGATGCGTTATCAGTAA